A single genomic interval of Picosynechococcus sp. PCC 7003 harbors:
- a CDS encoding ABC transporter permease, with the protein MIAPLDRKLWRDLQAQWGQLLAIALVVACGIACFVMMMSAYHSLVLTQTAYYERYRFGEVFAELKRAPQSLQPQITAISNVKEVQTRIVADVTLNVTGLLEPATARLISLPPRREGMLNGLFLRSPGTVPDPQHPEEVLISEAFATANQIQVGDRLGAILNGRWQDLRVTGIALSPEYIYAVSGGNIYPDDKRFGILWANETALSQAFGLDGAFNSIVLTLTPGANERAVITQLDHLLERYGGLGAYGRHDQFSHRIVSDEIKSLEVSATILPTIFLAIAAFLLHILISRLIAIQRGQIAVLKAFGYTNVQVGWHYLKFMLLVFSGGAVLGVSLGLWLGQSLTQLYADFFHFPFLRYEASVLLIITALLISGGAACIGGLMAVREAILLPPAEGMRPQQPVTFRATVVERLGLQRFFSPAGRIILRNLERRPLRASLSVLGIAVAVAVLLTGFGLQGSMTTLMDIQFQTVQREDITLTFNQLLPYRSRYHLRHLPGILKTEVFRSVPVRLRHGHYQYRLAITGLEPQGELRQLVNRHLQPVSLPPGGLVLGTKLGEILHIQPGDRLWVEVLEGKRQQTETWVMGLVDEPIGLSAYMNLEALNQMLGEGRVISGVYALIDSQVKAPLYQALKQLPAIEGIAFREALLESFQAISGESLQIMTGIIVLFACIITFSVVYNSARIALSERSRELATLRVMGFTQTEIAFILLGEQTLLTLIAIPLGLGFGVLLLWLLVQAYNTELYRLPLTLNTGIYGLTALIVIFTSLISNLLIYSQLQALNLVTVLKIQE; encoded by the coding sequence ATGATTGCACCGCTGGATCGGAAGTTATGGCGAGATCTACAGGCCCAGTGGGGTCAACTCTTGGCGATCGCCCTCGTGGTGGCCTGTGGCATTGCTTGTTTCGTCATGATGATGAGTGCTTACCATTCCCTAGTACTCACCCAGACGGCCTACTATGAACGCTACCGGTTTGGAGAAGTGTTTGCCGAACTGAAGCGCGCGCCCCAAAGCCTACAACCGCAAATCACCGCTATCAGCAATGTCAAGGAAGTGCAAACCCGGATTGTCGCCGATGTCACCCTGAATGTAACAGGACTTTTAGAACCGGCTACAGCCCGGTTGATTTCCTTACCCCCTAGGCGCGAGGGAATGCTCAATGGTTTGTTTTTGCGCAGTCCAGGCACCGTTCCCGATCCCCAGCACCCAGAGGAAGTACTCATCAGTGAAGCCTTTGCGACAGCCAATCAGATCCAAGTGGGTGATCGCCTAGGGGCAATTCTCAATGGTCGCTGGCAAGACCTCCGGGTCACGGGCATTGCCCTCAGCCCTGAATATATCTATGCAGTCTCTGGAGGCAATATTTATCCAGACGATAAACGCTTTGGCATTCTCTGGGCCAACGAAACCGCTTTAAGTCAGGCCTTTGGTCTCGACGGGGCCTTTAATAGCATCGTGCTCACATTGACTCCTGGGGCGAATGAACGGGCCGTGATTACCCAGTTAGATCATCTGCTCGAACGGTATGGCGGCTTAGGAGCCTATGGTCGCCATGATCAATTTTCCCACCGCATCGTGAGCGATGAAATTAAGAGTTTAGAGGTCTCTGCCACGATTCTCCCGACAATCTTTTTGGCGATCGCCGCTTTTTTGCTCCATATTTTGATCTCCCGTCTGATTGCCATCCAGAGGGGCCAAATCGCCGTGCTCAAAGCCTTTGGCTATACTAATGTTCAAGTGGGTTGGCATTACCTCAAATTCATGTTGCTGGTTTTTAGTGGTGGTGCTGTTTTGGGAGTATCCCTGGGACTTTGGTTAGGACAAAGCTTAACCCAACTGTACGCAGACTTTTTTCATTTTCCCTTCCTGCGTTACGAGGCCAGTGTCCTACTCATCATCACCGCCTTGCTCATTAGTGGCGGTGCGGCCTGTATTGGTGGATTAATGGCGGTACGGGAAGCGATTCTCTTGCCCCCAGCCGAGGGAATGCGGCCGCAGCAACCCGTGACATTTCGCGCCACCGTGGTCGAAAGATTGGGCTTACAACGGTTTTTTTCCCCAGCCGGACGCATTATTCTGCGTAATCTCGAACGTCGTCCCCTCCGGGCCAGTTTATCGGTTTTGGGCATTGCTGTGGCCGTGGCTGTTTTACTGACGGGGTTTGGCCTCCAAGGGTCGATGACGACTTTGATGGATATCCAATTCCAGACCGTCCAGCGCGAAGACATCACATTAACGTTTAACCAACTGCTGCCCTATCGCAGCCGTTATCACCTGCGCCATCTACCAGGCATTCTCAAAACAGAGGTCTTCCGCTCGGTGCCGGTGCGATTACGCCATGGCCATTATCAATATCGCCTGGCAATTACTGGCCTAGAACCCCAAGGGGAATTGCGACAGCTCGTTAACCGTCACCTGCAACCCGTGTCTTTACCGCCGGGGGGTCTCGTCTTGGGCACAAAGCTGGGGGAAATCCTACATATTCAACCCGGCGATCGCCTCTGGGTCGAAGTCCTTGAAGGGAAACGCCAACAGACGGAAACCTGGGTGATGGGCTTAGTGGATGAGCCAATTGGCCTATCTGCTTATATGAATTTAGAGGCGCTGAATCAGATGCTGGGTGAAGGTCGAGTGATTTCCGGGGTCTATGCCCTCATTGACTCCCAAGTGAAAGCCCCCCTTTACCAAGCACTCAAACAACTACCAGCCATTGAAGGCATTGCCTTTCGGGAAGCCTTGCTAGAAAGTTTCCAGGCCATTAGTGGCGAAAGCCTCCAGATTATGACCGGCATTATTGTCCTCTTTGCCTGCATTATTACCTTCAGTGTGGTTTACAATTCAGCGCGCATTGCCCTGTCCGAGAGAAGCCGCGAGCTCGCGACCCTAAGGGTGATGGGATTTACCCAAACTGAAATAGCGTTTATTCTCCTGGGTGAACAAACCCTACTGACGCTCATCGCCATTCCCTTGGGTTTGGGGTTCGGGGTGCTGCTGCTCTGGCTACTGGTGCAAGCTTACAATACGGAGCTTTATCGCCTACCGTTAACCCTAAACACGGGGATTTATGGGCTGACGGCTTTGATCGTCATTTTCACGTCTCTCATCTCAAACTTGCTTATTTATTCCCAGCTTCAGGCCCTAAATTTAGTGACCGTCTTAAAAATTCAAGAGTAA
- a CDS encoding ABC transporter ATP-binding protein, which translates to MTDSPLVLFWIQHLSKTYHIGDVAVQALKNVDLELYEGEFVVLLGASGSGKSTLLNILGGLDVPSAGEIFFRGKNLTTANEAQLTRYRRNHVGFVFQFYNLIPSLTAAENVALVTDLVAHAMAPTEALTLVGLGNRLDHFPAQLSGGEQQRVAIARAIAKQPEVLLCDEPTGALDFQTGKRVLQVLEQINRDLGTTVAVITHNAGIAAMADRVLRMRSGEIVAIETNAIKKSPLLLEW; encoded by the coding sequence ATGACCGACTCACCCCTTGTTCTTTTTTGGATCCAACACCTTTCCAAGACTTATCACATTGGCGATGTGGCCGTACAAGCCCTCAAAAACGTTGATCTAGAACTATACGAGGGGGAATTTGTCGTGCTGTTGGGGGCTTCGGGGAGCGGCAAATCAACCCTGCTCAATATTTTGGGGGGCTTAGATGTTCCGAGTGCGGGCGAAATCTTTTTTCGGGGCAAAAATCTCACCACCGCCAATGAAGCGCAACTTACCCGCTATCGCCGAAACCATGTGGGCTTTGTCTTCCAATTTTATAATTTGATTCCAAGTCTGACCGCCGCAGAAAATGTTGCCTTGGTAACGGATCTGGTTGCCCATGCCATGGCCCCCACGGAGGCTCTGACCTTAGTGGGTTTAGGAAATCGCCTAGATCATTTTCCGGCGCAGCTATCGGGGGGCGAACAACAACGGGTGGCCATTGCCCGGGCGATCGCCAAACAACCGGAGGTCTTGCTCTGCGATGAACCCACGGGAGCCTTAGATTTTCAAACCGGGAAACGAGTGCTGCAAGTGCTTGAGCAGATTAATCGCGACCTGGGCACTACCGTCGCCGTAATTACCCATAATGCGGGGATTGCCGCCATGGCTGACCGGGTGTTGCGGATGCGCAGTGGGGAAATTGTCGCGATTGAGACGAACGCGATCAAAAAATCGCCGTTGCTTTTGGAGTGGTAA
- a CDS encoding efflux RND transporter periplasmic adaptor subunit, with amino-acid sequence MTIQPGPLKVMIIEEGQTYLEDRYLVSTPVTGYVPRLSLEVGDPVSQDQVIAQIDPLVFDNEASAILAQINALQAEKTGVATLRPKTESLTQAAANIKAVEAEIAADQAIATELRIRLIQAQQEQQRAEFLYRNGAISKQALETLELNTQAIAQNLEVEKQRINQTKANLQEAIAAREELQAAQQDPDYLLEVYDAQIRSLEAELASRTDQVQRTAIKAPISGQVLRLYQKNHQYLEAGQPLLELGNLQNLAVMVDVLSSEATQIQPGNPVEIAQWGGDRLLTGRVKRIEPAAFTKISALGVEEQRVNVVISLDDIPANLGDQYRVETQIVVWQAEDVLQVPLSALFRCDGQWCVFLVEEGQAQAVAVEIGYKTEQNAQVTNGLAANDQVILYPSGEVQSGRRVQPQVDHAAPTN; translated from the coding sequence GTGACCATCCAACCAGGGCCTTTGAAAGTGATGATTATTGAAGAGGGACAAACCTACCTTGAAGATCGCTACCTGGTTTCTACCCCTGTTACGGGTTATGTACCCCGCCTGAGTCTTGAGGTTGGTGATCCGGTGAGCCAGGATCAAGTGATTGCCCAGATCGATCCCCTCGTCTTTGATAATGAGGCGTCGGCAATCTTGGCCCAAATTAATGCCCTCCAAGCTGAAAAAACAGGCGTTGCTACTCTCCGACCCAAAACGGAAAGTTTGACCCAGGCGGCAGCTAATATTAAGGCGGTTGAAGCGGAAATTGCGGCAGATCAGGCGATCGCCACGGAGTTGAGAATTCGTTTAATCCAGGCCCAACAGGAACAGCAACGGGCGGAATTTCTCTATCGCAATGGGGCCATCTCGAAGCAGGCGTTGGAAACGCTAGAACTGAATACCCAGGCGATCGCCCAAAATTTAGAGGTGGAAAAACAAAGAATCAATCAGACTAAGGCTAATCTGCAAGAGGCGATCGCCGCCCGGGAGGAACTGCAGGCGGCCCAACAGGATCCCGATTATTTACTCGAAGTTTATGATGCTCAGATTCGCAGTTTAGAGGCAGAGCTCGCCAGCCGCACCGACCAAGTTCAACGCACCGCAATTAAAGCACCCATCAGTGGTCAAGTGCTGCGTCTCTATCAAAAGAATCACCAATACTTGGAGGCCGGGCAACCCCTGCTGGAGCTTGGCAATTTGCAAAATTTGGCAGTGATGGTGGATGTGCTCTCCAGTGAAGCGACCCAGATTCAACCCGGAAATCCCGTTGAAATTGCGCAATGGGGTGGCGATCGCCTATTAACTGGCCGGGTAAAACGCATTGAACCAGCGGCTTTCACGAAAATTTCTGCCCTCGGCGTCGAAGAACAGCGCGTGAATGTGGTGATTAGCCTCGATGACATTCCCGCCAACCTGGGCGATCAATATCGGGTCGAAACCCAGATCGTGGTTTGGCAAGCGGAAGACGTTTTGCAGGTGCCGCTTAGCGCCTTATTTCGTTGCGATGGGCAATGGTGTGTGTTTCTGGTAGAAGAGGGACAGGCCCAGGCGGTAGCGGTGGAGATTGGTTATAAGACGGAACAAAATGCCCAAGTTACAAATGGTTTAGCCGCCAATGATCAAGTGATCCTTTATCCCTCCGGGGAAGTTCAATCGGGGCGTCGGGTACAGCCCCAGGTAGACCATGCAGCGCCGACAAACTAG
- a CDS encoding PPC domain-containing protein, with product MNIQQVANFSGRTVFLGALLLFQGATLTAANPFDNLENRCFEEVCDQYNCRLVEVPCSQSSSQNTSQEDGGDVALSCGNYGLPFQGPLEWTPYQEALNDGAQNPGPVYVIFSMITSEMRPNWTQNNGIWEVAGPFDLRSGKGYLLEFGPQTRQVRMIEGPLPYYVEGTASWVQVRNTDTFRNSYAYCIVSANKYNSATESSAPSQTQTQTGVNSRQWRGTLTRNSKVFDDGTFYNAHLFTAQAGDTIQITLETQAFDGLLILVDPQGEAIAQIDDNWKGEKETLAIKLPDTGEYTIVVNSYEAGETGDYLLSLSQNNSVVQAPTATPEVALQEVTLFDNNNIYGVRNNPSSATQFSLPNAARLTYFMNYHWNDAQGQTPGTMWLTHQDGTTYGPWQATTQPGQGGVPNAYWIVRPNVILKAGNYTIGDSHPSSWANNQQSGFKGMSLLKGVAITSSSGNAGNGTIDCSQLEGLDRVLCEHDPRNDKKSSL from the coding sequence ATGAATATTCAACAGGTTGCTAATTTTAGTGGTCGGACAGTTTTTTTAGGGGCCCTACTGCTGTTCCAAGGGGCAACCCTCACCGCAGCCAACCCATTCGATAATCTCGAAAATCGCTGTTTTGAGGAAGTTTGTGACCAATACAACTGTCGTCTTGTGGAAGTTCCCTGTAGCCAATCTAGTTCTCAAAATACGTCCCAAGAGGATGGCGGCGATGTGGCTCTTTCCTGTGGTAACTATGGTTTACCGTTTCAGGGGCCTTTAGAATGGACGCCCTACCAAGAAGCTCTCAATGATGGCGCCCAAAATCCTGGGCCTGTGTATGTCATTTTTTCGATGATCACCTCAGAAATGCGGCCTAACTGGACCCAAAATAATGGAATATGGGAAGTCGCTGGCCCCTTCGATCTGAGATCAGGCAAGGGTTATCTCTTGGAATTTGGCCCCCAAACGCGCCAAGTGCGAATGATCGAAGGCCCGCTGCCCTACTATGTCGAAGGAACCGCCAGTTGGGTACAGGTGCGAAACACCGACACGTTCCGCAACAGCTACGCTTATTGCATCGTGTCAGCCAATAAATATAACAGCGCCACCGAGTCATCTGCACCGAGCCAGACCCAGACCCAAACGGGAGTCAATTCGAGGCAATGGCGAGGCACCTTAACAAGAAATAGTAAGGTTTTTGATGATGGGACATTTTACAATGCGCATCTATTTACAGCTCAAGCTGGAGATACGATTCAAATCACCTTAGAAACCCAAGCTTTTGATGGATTGTTGATTTTGGTTGATCCCCAGGGAGAAGCCATCGCACAAATTGATGATAATTGGAAAGGAGAAAAAGAAACATTAGCCATTAAGCTACCTGATACCGGGGAATATACCATCGTTGTTAATAGCTATGAAGCCGGCGAAACAGGGGACTATCTCCTCAGTCTCAGTCAAAATAATTCCGTTGTCCAAGCGCCAACAGCAACCCCAGAAGTTGCCCTTCAAGAAGTGACGCTTTTTGATAACAATAATATTTATGGTGTTCGTAATAATCCAAGTAGTGCCACACAGTTTTCTTTACCGAATGCGGCGCGGTTGACTTATTTCATGAACTACCACTGGAACGATGCCCAGGGTCAAACTCCAGGAACGATGTGGCTGACTCATCAGGATGGTACAACCTATGGCCCCTGGCAAGCGACAACCCAACCGGGTCAAGGGGGAGTGCCGAATGCCTATTGGATTGTGCGTCCGAATGTCATCTTAAAAGCAGGCAACTATACCATTGGCGATAGTCACCCGAGCAGTTGGGCGAATAATCAGCAATCGGGATTTAAGGGAATGTCGCTGCTCAAAGGGGTTGCGATCACCAGTTCTTCCGGGAATGCTGGGAACGGCACGATCGATTGCAGTCAATTGGAAGGACTAGACCGTGTTTTATGCGAACATGACCCACGCAATGACAAAAAAAGCAGCCTGTAG
- a CDS encoding HlyD family secretion protein — MTQKNSMPKILKIVLPIVLVGGLGVGLVNYFLRPEPTQGLELSGRIEGYETDVGAKVGGKIEAIAVREGDRVTKGQVLVTLDSAELRASLDGAQARINAAQQQVNQAQLQITVIENQITEAQLTQQQAQGDTAGRVNAAQANVAAAKAQLAQAQAQVKQLEAELALAKADGDRFQSLYDSGVVSKQRLEQAQTQYLSTKENLDARRAVVAAAAEQVKTAEGNLTQTQASQFNPDIRAVQVQRLQTQLAQAQSQLSAAQAQVQNAQANYNEIAAKLKDLELVSPIDGVVLTRTAEPGEVVATGKTLLTLVNLGEVYLRGFIPEKEVGAIHIGQEAAVFLDSAPEEPLNATVTAIDTEASFTPENIYFRDDRVTQVFGLKLQVENEAGLAKPGMPADATILTQEAAATKKARR; from the coding sequence ATGACTCAAAAAAATAGCATGCCAAAAATCCTCAAGATTGTGCTGCCGATTGTATTGGTGGGAGGATTGGGCGTTGGTCTGGTGAATTATTTTCTGCGTCCAGAACCCACCCAAGGCCTTGAACTCAGCGGCAGAATCGAAGGCTATGAAACGGATGTTGGTGCGAAGGTTGGTGGAAAAATCGAGGCGATCGCCGTACGGGAGGGAGACAGGGTTACAAAGGGTCAAGTCCTTGTCACCCTTGACAGTGCAGAATTACGGGCTTCCTTAGATGGGGCACAGGCTCGGATTAACGCCGCCCAACAGCAGGTAAACCAAGCCCAACTGCAAATCACCGTCATCGAAAATCAGATCACCGAAGCCCAGCTAACCCAACAGCAGGCCCAGGGTGACACCGCCGGACGGGTCAATGCGGCCCAAGCGAATGTTGCCGCCGCCAAAGCCCAACTCGCCCAAGCCCAAGCGCAGGTGAAACAACTGGAAGCCGAACTCGCCCTTGCCAAAGCCGATGGCGATCGCTTTCAAAGCCTATACGATTCCGGTGTGGTTTCCAAGCAGCGATTGGAACAAGCGCAAACCCAATATTTATCGACGAAGGAAAACCTTGATGCCCGCCGTGCCGTGGTTGCCGCCGCCGCTGAACAGGTGAAAACCGCCGAAGGCAATCTCACCCAAACCCAAGCCAGCCAATTTAATCCAGATATTCGCGCCGTCCAAGTGCAACGGCTCCAAACCCAACTCGCCCAAGCCCAATCCCAACTCAGTGCCGCCCAAGCCCAAGTGCAAAATGCCCAAGCCAATTACAACGAAATTGCGGCAAAACTCAAGGATTTAGAATTGGTCAGTCCCATCGATGGGGTGGTCTTAACCCGCACCGCCGAACCGGGGGAAGTGGTGGCAACGGGAAAAACGTTGTTAACCCTAGTGAATTTGGGGGAGGTGTATCTGCGGGGTTTTATTCCCGAAAAAGAGGTGGGGGCGATTCACATTGGGCAGGAGGCGGCGGTATTTTTGGACTCTGCACCGGAGGAGCCTTTAAATGCCACTGTGACGGCGATCGATACGGAGGCTTCCTTTACGCCGGAAAATATTTATTTTCGGGATGATCGGGTGACGCAAGTGTTTGGGTTGAAGTTGCAAGTTGAAAATGAAGCGGGTTTGGCGAAACCGGGGATGCCTGCGGATGCGACGATTTTGACGCAGGAAGCGGCGGCAACGAAAAAAGCACGACGCTAA
- a CDS encoding ATP-binding cassette domain-containing protein: MMAATAINHKNTFENGLRHGATTIQVAGLRKDYGAVQAVRGLDFSVKAGEIFGLIGPDGAGKTSTFQILAGVMGATAGSVTMLGKTPQESRLEVGYLTQQFSLYLDLSILENLRYVAGLRNVPEQIFGDRHRHLLQLMNLDQFPDRLARQLSGGMKQKLALCCALIAQPKILLLDEPTTGVDPVSRREFWDLLAGIAAQGVTIVTATPYLDEAERCHRIALIYDGEIQQLGTLGELQQDLGLHRLELRANALAAAEELLRNQPPKTVLDVQSFGDRLDILTADINQAQQDITQTLAAANIQVQSLETNEPTLENVFVNHLRQQGADPVYKAFPYYRKRGDLKPKAPKIAISAQRLQKTFGEFQAVKNVTFDVHYGEIYGLLGANGAGKTTTIKMICGLLPATAGVMALAGETENLHRSEVRSRLGYMSQKFTLYDDLTIQQNLEFYCGVYGIPRKLRREKIAWVLETCGLLGREKITTGSLPGGWKQRVAFGASVMHEPDILFLDEPTSGVDPVARRQFWRLIRDFARQGTAILVTTHYLEEAENCNRMAFMVAGEIVAQGSPTEIKAAQPGELIEFCTNRLQRASDLLKENLDHWRVSIFGDRLHLVLDHPAQELAFIQQTLQREGIEIYSQRTIPFTLEDSFIGTVQRAEDVR, from the coding sequence ATGATGGCAGCAACGGCAATCAACCATAAAAATACTTTTGAGAATGGCTTACGCCACGGGGCAACCACAATTCAGGTGGCGGGACTGCGGAAAGATTACGGCGCGGTACAGGCGGTGCGGGGGCTGGATTTTTCGGTGAAGGCGGGGGAGATTTTTGGGTTGATTGGCCCCGATGGGGCGGGCAAAACTTCGACGTTTCAGATTTTGGCGGGGGTGATGGGGGCAACGGCTGGCTCAGTAACAATGCTTGGTAAAACGCCGCAGGAATCCCGTTTGGAGGTGGGTTATCTGACGCAACAGTTTTCGTTGTATCTGGATTTGAGTATTTTGGAAAATTTGCGCTATGTGGCGGGTTTGCGCAATGTGCCAGAGCAGATATTTGGCGATCGCCACCGTCATTTACTGCAGTTAATGAATCTGGATCAATTTCCCGATCGTTTGGCGCGGCAGTTGTCGGGGGGGATGAAACAGAAACTAGCATTATGTTGTGCGTTGATTGCCCAGCCGAAAATTTTATTGCTCGATGAACCGACGACGGGGGTCGATCCGGTGTCACGGCGGGAATTTTGGGATTTGCTGGCGGGAATTGCGGCGCAGGGGGTAACCATTGTCACGGCAACGCCCTATCTGGATGAGGCGGAACGCTGTCATCGCATCGCCCTGATTTATGACGGGGAAATTCAGCAGCTGGGTACGTTGGGGGAGTTGCAGCAGGATTTAGGCTTACATCGCTTGGAATTGCGAGCGAATGCTCTGGCGGCAGCGGAGGAATTGTTACGCAATCAGCCCCCCAAAACGGTGCTCGATGTGCAATCCTTTGGCGATCGCCTCGATATTTTGACCGCCGATATTAACCAAGCCCAGCAGGACATTACGCAAACCCTAGCCGCTGCAAACATTCAGGTACAAAGCTTAGAGACAAATGAACCAACCCTCGAAAATGTCTTTGTGAACCATCTGCGCCAGCAAGGGGCGGATCCGGTGTACAAAGCGTTTCCCTATTACCGCAAACGGGGAGATTTAAAGCCAAAAGCCCCAAAAATCGCCATTTCTGCCCAACGACTGCAAAAAACCTTTGGGGAATTTCAGGCAGTGAAAAATGTCACCTTCGATGTCCACTACGGCGAAATTTATGGACTCCTTGGCGCAAACGGTGCGGGCAAAACCACCACGATTAAAATGATCTGTGGCCTACTCCCGGCGACGGCGGGGGTGATGGCACTGGCGGGGGAAACGGAAAATCTCCATCGTTCGGAAGTGCGATCGCGCCTTGGGTACATGAGTCAAAAATTCACTCTCTACGACGATTTAACGATTCAGCAAAATCTAGAGTTTTACTGTGGAGTGTATGGCATTCCGCGCAAATTACGGCGGGAAAAAATCGCCTGGGTGTTGGAAACGTGTGGGTTGCTCGGTCGGGAAAAAATTACCACGGGCAGTTTACCGGGGGGTTGGAAACAGCGGGTCGCCTTTGGTGCCTCGGTGATGCACGAACCGGACATTTTATTTCTCGATGAACCGACTTCGGGGGTCGATCCGGTGGCGCGGCGGCAGTTTTGGCGACTAATTCGGGATTTTGCGCGGCAGGGGACGGCGATCCTCGTTACGACCCACTATTTAGAGGAGGCGGAAAACTGTAATCGGATGGCATTTATGGTGGCGGGGGAAATTGTGGCCCAGGGTTCCCCCACGGAAATTAAGGCGGCGCAACCGGGGGAATTGATCGAGTTTTGTACGAATCGGCTTCAACGGGCCTCGGATTTGCTCAAGGAAAATTTGGATCATTGGCGGGTGTCGATTTTTGGCGATCGCCTCCACCTGGTTTTAGATCATCCAGCCCAAGAATTAGCGTTTATTCAGCAAACTTTACAGCGGGAGGGGATTGAAATTTACAGTCAACGCACCATTCCCTTTACCCTCGAAGATTCTTTTATCGGTACAGTCCAACGGGCGGAGGATGTACGCTAA
- a CDS encoding ABC transporter permease: MSLKRVLSQAKKELAQFSRDRLTVALALVLPLGMLLIYGYAIRLETKNIPLAVQDFDNSPLSRSYVERLFATNQFIPTPLVDSLPLSSLDRGTAKATIVIPPTFAEDVAAGNAKVQALIDGTDVNNARVIQNSVRAVTNFFIQSLPNAQRPEGIQARVRIWFNPGREEALYIVPGIFGVVFWVFPSMLAAIAVVREKEQGTAIQVYASDLSATEWLLGKGLAYWLVAIAETLVVMTISFVLFHIRLQTSPLPLIIGTAIYLAAAVSFGLFIGARGGNQNAAVQGTAIAGFLTSFLLSGFIYRLENIPFPLSLIANIIPARYYILLTRDAFVRGSGWSSIWYVPIVVGVIGLLLFKAATKIMEKMQLSE; this comes from the coding sequence ATGAGCCTCAAACGTGTGTTGTCCCAAGCGAAAAAGGAACTGGCGCAATTTAGCCGCGATCGCCTGACCGTTGCCTTGGCGTTGGTGCTGCCCTTGGGAATGTTGTTAATTTATGGCTACGCGATTCGGTTGGAAACGAAAAATATTCCCCTCGCAGTGCAGGATTTCGACAATTCGCCCCTCAGTCGCAGCTATGTGGAACGACTTTTTGCCACCAATCAATTTATTCCGACCCCATTGGTCGACAGTTTGCCCTTATCTTCTCTGGATCGAGGCACAGCCAAAGCGACCATCGTCATTCCCCCAACCTTTGCTGAAGATGTCGCAGCGGGGAATGCCAAGGTACAAGCCCTGATCGATGGCACGGATGTGAATAATGCGCGGGTGATCCAAAACAGTGTGCGGGCGGTGACTAACTTTTTTATCCAAAGCCTACCCAATGCCCAACGTCCCGAGGGAATTCAGGCTAGGGTGCGGATTTGGTTTAATCCCGGTCGTGAGGAAGCCCTGTATATTGTGCCGGGGATTTTTGGGGTGGTGTTTTGGGTATTCCCCTCGATGCTGGCGGCGATCGCCGTGGTGCGGGAAAAGGAACAGGGAACCGCAATTCAGGTCTACGCTTCCGACCTCAGTGCTACGGAATGGCTGTTGGGTAAGGGGTTAGCCTACTGGCTGGTGGCGATCGCCGAAACCCTCGTGGTGATGACCATCTCCTTTGTCTTGTTCCATATCCGACTCCAAACCAGTCCCCTCCCATTAATTATTGGCACAGCTATTTACCTCGCAGCGGCGGTGTCCTTCGGGTTATTTATCGGCGCACGGGGCGGAAACCAAAATGCCGCAGTCCAAGGCACGGCGATCGCCGGATTTTTGACCTCATTTTTGCTCTCTGGCTTTATTTACCGCTTAGAAAATATTCCCTTTCCCCTCTCTTTAATTGCCAACATTATTCCCGCCCGCTATTACATTTTGCTCACGAGAGATGCCTTTGTGCGGGGCAGTGGTTGGAGCAGTATTTGGTATGTACCCATTGTTGTCGGCGTGATTGGTTTACTTCTCTTTAAAGCCGCTACAAAAATCATGGAAAAAATGCAGTTGTCGGAGTGA